The Cervus canadensis isolate Bull #8, Minnesota chromosome 9, ASM1932006v1, whole genome shotgun sequence genome contains a region encoding:
- the LOC122447502 gene encoding HIG1 domain family member 1A, mitochondrial: MSSDTDISLSSYDEDEGSKLIRKAREAPFVPIGMAGFAAIVAYGLYRLKSRGNTKMSVHLIHMRVAAQGFVVGAMTLGMGYSLYQEFWGKPKP, translated from the coding sequence ATGTCAAGCGACacagatatttctctttcttcatatGATGAAGATGAGGGATCTAAACTTATCCGAAAAGCTAGAGAGGCACCATTTGTCCCCATTGGAATGGCAGGTTTTGCAGCAATTGTTGCATATGGATTATATAGATTGAAGAGCAGGGGAAATACTAAAATGTCTGTCCACCTGATCCACATGCGTGTGGCAGCCCAAGGCTTTGTTGTGGGAGCAATGACTCTTGGTATGGGCTATTCCCTGTATCAAGAATTCTGGGGAAAACCTAAACCTTAG